In Paenibacillus sp. FSL R7-0345, a single window of DNA contains:
- a CDS encoding extracellular solute-binding protein — MKRMKPLVLSGLLALSLLVTACGNSGSSTGNAGNAASPSPDSAGADSGKLDQAVWFSSIDFWNPPATWNTDPKSVQGAISEATGLSFEFNIPAQDGDTKLNLMLVSGKDFPDVLTVTNDVMVKKLIQSGKVWDLEEFLTKYDPESHILKDFPADVKEVIEERDGGFYSYPSHINSADARSVYPPSGEFYVDLVDYASNLGIMVNGNILEQIGMTLEDIRTEEGLLAAYDKAKNLKVDGAPVIPLLVDGKGYQDSTLKFLQNTFGAMVVDKDGSYRDLLLAPETKDALSFLNQSMRSGYFEPGQMTVDNAAVKADVASGRVFTFIGNTANTSFQLNDYWQSQGPILPSSGKIPTLDKSERAGGGWMKTLISKDTKYPEKLAKWLSYMTSKEGMMLHIYGFEGEHYTLDDKGLLVKTEKGLKDAADYMNTAVSAIWPFHHTTFSYSVQQPPTEETDKEAVTANKVQAAYGKDEQTHIYDSSALELPADLFPANSDNANLEMQIKAYKEAQIAKIVMAKTDDEFNQLYNELIEQLKKLGIEKLDAERNQYIQQKSDEYGVHAKGINS, encoded by the coding sequence ATGAAAAGAATGAAACCATTGGTACTAAGCGGTTTATTAGCCTTATCACTGCTGGTAACAGCATGCGGCAACTCCGGTTCTAGTACCGGCAATGCAGGCAATGCCGCATCACCATCACCTGATTCAGCCGGAGCGGACAGCGGAAAGCTGGATCAGGCCGTCTGGTTCTCCAGCATTGATTTCTGGAATCCGCCGGCCACCTGGAATACGGACCCGAAATCGGTACAAGGTGCAATTTCAGAAGCGACCGGCTTGAGCTTTGAATTTAACATCCCGGCCCAGGATGGCGATACGAAGCTGAATCTGATGCTCGTATCCGGCAAGGATTTCCCGGACGTTCTGACGGTTACGAATGATGTGATGGTCAAGAAGCTGATTCAATCCGGCAAGGTTTGGGACCTGGAGGAGTTTTTGACCAAATACGATCCGGAATCGCACATTCTTAAAGACTTCCCTGCTGACGTAAAGGAAGTCATCGAAGAGCGCGACGGCGGCTTTTATTCCTACCCGAGCCATATCAATTCGGCAGATGCCCGCAGTGTCTATCCCCCATCCGGTGAATTCTACGTTGACCTGGTCGATTACGCCTCCAATCTGGGCATTATGGTCAACGGAAACATTCTGGAGCAGATCGGTATGACGCTTGAAGATATCCGTACCGAAGAGGGCCTGCTGGCCGCTTATGATAAAGCCAAAAACCTTAAGGTGGACGGCGCACCGGTGATCCCGCTGCTGGTTGACGGCAAGGGCTACCAGGACAGCACACTCAAGTTCCTCCAGAACACCTTCGGTGCGATGGTTGTCGATAAAGACGGAAGCTACAGGGACCTGCTCCTTGCTCCCGAAACGAAAGACGCCTTGTCTTTCCTGAACCAGTCGATGCGCAGCGGTTACTTTGAGCCGGGGCAGATGACCGTCGACAATGCCGCAGTTAAGGCCGATGTCGCCTCCGGGCGGGTCTTCACCTTTATCGGAAATACCGCCAATACCTCGTTCCAGCTTAACGATTACTGGCAATCCCAAGGGCCTATCCTGCCCTCCAGCGGTAAAATCCCGACACTGGACAAGAGCGAACGTGCCGGCGGCGGCTGGATGAAAACACTGATCTCCAAAGATACCAAATACCCTGAGAAGCTCGCTAAATGGCTCAGCTATATGACCAGCAAGGAAGGAATGATGCTGCATATCTACGGCTTTGAAGGGGAGCATTACACTCTTGACGACAAAGGATTACTGGTCAAAACCGAAAAAGGGCTGAAGGACGCTGCAGATTATATGAATACAGCCGTCAGCGCAATCTGGCCGTTCCATCACACTACCTTCTCCTATTCGGTGCAGCAGCCTCCTACAGAGGAAACGGACAAAGAAGCCGTAACAGCCAATAAAGTGCAGGCAGCCTACGGTAAAGATGAACAGACTCATATTTATGACAGTTCCGCCCTGGAGCTGCCGGCCGATCTGTTCCCTGCCAACAGCGACAACGCCAATCTTGAAATGCAGATCAAGGCTTACAAAGAAGCGCAGATTGCCAAGATCGTGATGGCCAAAACCGACGATGAGTTTAACCAGCTGTACAATGAACTGATTGAGCAGTTAAAGAAGCTGGGCATTGAAAAGCTTGACGCCGAGCGTAACCAGTACATCCAGCAAAAAAGCGATGAGTACGGCGTTCATGCCAAAGGCATAAATTCCTGA